The proteins below are encoded in one region of Sulfolobus islandicus Y.N.15.51:
- a CDS encoding ABC transporter ATP-binding protein, which produces MVMRLHVGSISDYIVKVENLKVYFTKSGIFSKKYIVKALDNVTLSIKEKEVMGVVGESGSGKTTLGRVTIGLQKPTAGNIYIRVDKREINVNKAKLKDISKYVQMIYQDPYSSIDPIMRVYDVLAMPLKYKKEIDIDRKIEEAMRLVDLPLELLENRVYQLSGGQRQRLSIARAIVVNPKYIVADEPTTMLDASLKGEILKIIKDARESKGFSFMFITHELPIAKIISDRIAVLYLGKVVELGSSNEIIKNPLHPYTQGLIEVYPRIDPSLRDKMKEIKIKVDIVRPERGCVFYPRCPFAMSKCKEQEPELKEISPGHNVACWLY; this is translated from the coding sequence ATGGTGATGAGGTTGCATGTTGGCTCTATTAGTGACTATATAGTTAAAGTAGAAAACCTAAAAGTGTATTTCACTAAGAGTGGAATATTTAGTAAGAAGTATATAGTTAAAGCGCTGGATAATGTAACGTTAAGTATAAAAGAAAAGGAAGTTATGGGGGTCGTAGGTGAAAGCGGTTCTGGTAAAACTACGTTAGGTAGAGTGACAATAGGTCTCCAAAAACCTACGGCTGGCAATATTTATATTAGAGTTGATAAAAGGGAAATTAACGTAAATAAGGCAAAGTTGAAAGATATTAGCAAATACGTTCAAATGATATATCAAGATCCTTATTCATCTATAGATCCTATAATGAGAGTTTATGATGTTTTAGCGATGCCATTAAAGTACAAAAAAGAGATTGATATAGATAGAAAAATAGAGGAGGCAATGAGGTTAGTTGATCTTCCACTAGAACTATTGGAAAATAGGGTATATCAGTTATCTGGTGGACAAAGACAGAGACTAAGTATAGCTAGAGCTATAGTTGTGAACCCTAAATACATTGTTGCAGACGAACCTACTACAATGTTAGATGCTTCATTAAAGGGAGAGATCTTGAAGATAATAAAAGATGCTAGAGAAAGTAAAGGTTTTTCATTTATGTTTATAACACACGAGTTACCAATAGCTAAAATAATATCTGATAGAATTGCAGTGTTATATTTAGGAAAGGTAGTAGAGTTAGGAAGTTCAAATGAGATTATTAAAAACCCATTACATCCGTATACACAAGGGCTAATTGAGGTATATCCTAGAATAGATCCTTCACTAAGGGACAAAATGAAGGAAATAAAAATTAAGGTTGACATAGTTAGGCCGGAGAGGGGATGCGTATTCTACCCAAGATGTCCATTTGCGATGTCTAAGTGCAAGGAACAAGAACCGGAGCTAAAGGAAATTTCTCCAGGTCATAACGTGGCATGTTGGCTTTATTGA